TGCCCTGGTCTACGATGTCAAGGCGGACGGGTTCTTCAACCTGCTCAAGGCCGCGACCGGGATGCCGATTGGCGCGACGGTAGTCTTTAGTTCGGTGGCAGGTCGTTTCGGCAACGCCGCGCAGAGCGACTACAGTGCGGCCAACGACCTGTTGTGTAAGATCAGCAGCAGCATGAAGGCCTGGCGGCCGCAGACGCGTGGCATCGCCCTGGACTGGACCGCCTGGGGCAGCATTGGCATGGCCACACGTGGCTCGGTGCCGAAGATCATGGAGATGCTGGGCATTGACATGCTGCCGCCAGAGGTGGGCGTGCCCACGATCCGTCGTGAACTGACCTACAGCGGGTTCAAGGGCGAGATCGTGGTCGGCCGACGGCTGGGCGCGTTGATGAGCGAGCAAGATGTCACCGGCGGGCTGGACACGGACAAGGTCAAGGCCCTGCTGGCGAGTCGCGAACGCCCACTGCCCATGATTGGCGCGGTCAAGGCGGCGCGACTGTACGGCGGGCTGGAGGTGGAGACCACACTCGACCCGCAGATACAGCCCTTCCTGTTCGATCATCAGATTGACGGTACCCCGGTGCTGCCCGGCGTGATGGGCACAGAGAGCTTCGCCGAGCTGGCGACGCTGCTCTTCCCCGGCTACCGGGTGGCAGCCATCGAGAATGAGCAGTTCCTGGCGCCGTTCAAGTTCTTCCGCCATCTGCCGCGCACGTTGTACCTGGAGGCAACCACCAGCGCCGGCGCCAACGGCGAGATCGTGGCGCACACCACGCTGACCGGCATCGTCCCCGCGCCCAAGCCGGAGCTGCCGCCGCAGGTCAAGGTACACTTCACAGCCGATGTGCGGCTGACGACGACGGATCTCGATCAACCGACGGCCAGCCTGCCTGGGCCAATGGGCAAGACCGTGAGCGCAGGCGACATCTACAAGATCTACTTCCACGGCCCGGCCTACCAGGTGTTGGATCAAGTCGGTATGGTGGGCAGCACGGTGGTGGGCCTGATGGCAGGCAACCTGCCGGCGAATACGTCGCCATCCGCGGCGGAAACGCTGATGGCGCCACGGCTGATCGAGTTCTGCTTCCAGACCGCGGGCATCTGGGAATTGGCGACGACCGGCGCCATGGCGCTGCCCATGGCGATCGGACGGGTAACCACCTATCGGCAGCCAGAGCAGGCCAGCGGCCAACGACTGTTCGCCCTGGTGACGCCGGTGGCTGGCGGCACGTCCTTCGACGCCGTCGTCGTGGACGAGACCGGTAACGTCTACGTTCAGATGACCGGCTACCAAACCGTGCGCATGCCGGGCAGCGTCAGCGCTGATCTGCTGGCGCCGCTGCAGGCCATTCTGGCATAAGCATCGAAGCGGGTGCAGGGGTGAAAAGACTTCCGAAGTCTGTGAGACTTCGGAAGTCTGACTTCGACACCCCTGCACCCGCAAAAGGGATTGACGATTGGCGATAGCGGGGCTATACTGTAGCCGCACGGCAAACGCACGATCGTCAAGAGGTGGCGTCATGCACCGCCGAGCACAATCTGCACCAGGCAGCACGCTGCCAAGCGGAGAGGGATCATGCAACAGACGGCTGAAGTGATGACCAGGACAGAAACGCCGACGCCCACGAATGGGGATGGCGGCGGGGATGGCTACGGGGATGGCTATGGAAATGGCTATGGAAATGGCTATGGAAATGGCACTAAGCTCATTTGGGTTCCCTCCCGTTCGCGGCCAGGCCTTCGCAATCGTACACTCCTCGATCTCCTGAGAACCCATGGAGATCTGCTGGAATTGCCGACAGAGGATGGTGAACCCTTGGAAACTCCCTGGCACCTGGCCCAAATCGCCTTTTTCCTTGAACTCATTCATTACGCCTGGCGTGAGCGCAACGACTTCTACGCCGGCGGCAACATGTTCATCTACTACAGCCTGGCGCAAGTGCGCAACCGGGACTACAAAGGGCCAGATTTCTACGTCGTGCTCGACGTGGATGGCTCGGTCGGGCGCGAGGCCTGGGTGGTCTGGGAGGAAAACGGTCGCTATCCCAATTTCATCTTCGAGCTGATGTCGGTTTCGACACGCCAGAACGACCTGACGACCAAGAAGGACCTGTACGCGCACACCTTCCACACGCAGGATTACTTCTGCTACGATCCAGAAACGAAGGCGCTCATGGGCTGGCATTTGCAGGGCGATGACTATGTGGCGCTGCTCCCCAACGCCCAGGGCTGGCTCTGGAGTGAGGCCCTCAAGATGTGGATTGGTAAATGGCACGGCCGCAACCACGCGCTCGACACCGCCTGGTTGCGCTTCTACACCGCGGATGGCGAGCTTGTCCTCCGTCACGATGAAGTCGAGCAGCAGCGGGCTGAGGCGGAGCGGCAGCGGGCTGAGGCGGAGCGGCAGCGGGCTGAGGCGGAGCGGCAGCGGGCTGAGGCGGCCGAAGCGCGCCTGGCACGCTTACAAATGCGTTTGCAGGCGCTGGGCATCAGCGCCGGAGACAACGGCACTGACGTATGATTGACCCACGCGGCCGATCTCGCCGAGGTTGCTGCTGGCGAACCTGCCGCGTGATGAACGTGACAAAACTGGCCACACCATGATCCACTGGCTCGTTCAATCCACCGAGGCGCATCCTGATCTGGCGCGCGGCCAGCCGCCCCTGGGCTTGCTCAGCGCAGCGGAGCTGGCGCGCTTCGACGCCATGCGTTCGCCCAAACGTCGTCATGACTGGTTGCTCGGACGCTGGACCGCCAAACACCTGGTGCAACGCTTCCTGCTGGCGACCACGCACCAGACTGCGCCGCTGGCAACCATCGAAATCAAGAATGAAGACGATGGATCGCCGTTCGTGGAGCTGCACGCTGCAATTGGAATTCCTGGCGATGGGAGTAATGGAAGTAATGGAAGTAATGGAAGTAATGGAAGTAATGGAAGTAATGGAAGTAATGGAAGTAGCGGCAGATTGCCGGTTTGCCTGACGATCAGTCACTGTGAAGAATGGGCGCTGTGCGCCGTGATTGCGCTCGATAGCCGGCAAGCGACATCCGGCCCGGCTGCGAGCGCAGGCCAGGCGCCCCCAGCCATCGGCGTTGACATCGAACGCGTGCGGCCGCGTGACTGGAACTTCGTGGAGACATTCTTCACCGAAGCGGAAATCCGGCAGGTGCAGACCGCGCCGCCGGCCTGGCGCGATACTCTGATTACGGCCATTTGGAGCGCCAAAGAAGCGGCGCTCAAGGTGGTCAAACTAGGGCTGACCGTTGATACACGTCGGGTTGACTGTGTGTGTAACCTTGACCGTGCGCCCGACGATGACTGGCTCCCACTCCAGGTCACCTATCATCCCGCGACGGCCGCCGCCGCTGAAATCATGCCCGGCTGGTGGACCACGCGTGACGGATTTGTATTGACGCTGGCGTTTTCGCAGAACATGGCCTGACTCTGGCCTGACGACATGACAACATTGGCACAAAATTCAAGAGGAGTGTTTTTCCGTGGAATCGTATGTGAAGAAATTGCGCGACCGCAAGGCCATTGCCGCGGGCACAGTCAAGGAGGCCGACGCCCAGCACAAGAAGGGGCGCCTGACTGCCCGCGAACGAGTCGAGCTGCTGTTCGACCCTGACACCTTTACCGAAATTGACACCCTGGTCCTGCCCCGTTCCGAAACCTACCTCGATGGGCGTGCCTCACGCTACGGCGACGGCGTCATCACCGGCTTCGGCCAGGTCAACGGTCGCCATGTCTACGTGGCGTCACAAAACGCCGGCGTCATGGGCGGCTCCCTGGGCGAAATGCATGCCAACAAGATCGTCAAGGCGATGCGCATGGCGCTGCGCGACGGCTACCCCTTCATCGCCATCAACGACTCCGGCGGCGCCCGCATCCAGGAAGGCGTGGACAGCCTGGGCGGTTATGCCCGCATCTTCGACGCCAACTGCGAGGCGTCTGGGGTGATTCCGCAGATCTCAGTCATCATGGGGCCATGCGCGGGCGGCGCCGTCTATTCGCCGGCCCTGACCGACTTCATCTTCATGACCGACAACAGCTACATGTTCATCACCGGCCCGGACGTGGTCAAAGCCGTGATGAACGAAGAGGTTAGCCTGGATGAGCTGGGCGGGGGCCTGGTTCACAGCCAGGAGAGCGGCGTCAGCCATTTCCTGGCCAAAGACGATCAACAATGCCTGGCCCAGGTGCGTAACCTGCTCTCATACCTGCCCTCGAACAGCCAGAACGACCCGCCCTACGTACCGCCGGTGGATGATCCCAACCGCCGCTGCCCTGAGCTGGAGGAATTGGTGCCAACCGATCGGCACAAGCCCTACGATGTCCGCCAGGTCATCGCCAGCGTGGTGGACGATGGCCGTTTCACTGAAGTTCACGAACTGTGGGCGCAAAACATGGTCATCGGCTTTGCCCGCCTCAACGGCTACGTCGTCGGCATTGTGGCCAATCAACCGATGGTGCTGGCGGGGTGCATTGACATCAAGGCCTCGCTCAAAGCCTCGCGCTTCATCCGTCTGTGCGATGCGTACAACGTCCCCATCATCACCCTGCAGGACGTGCCCGGCTTTCTGCCCGGCACCAACCAGGAATATGGCGGCATCATCCGCAACGGCGCGCGCATGATCTACGCCTACAGCGAGGCCACGGTGCCCAAGCTGATGGTCATCCTGCGCAAGAGCTACGGCGGTGCCTATTGCGTTATGTCAAGCAAGGGCCTGCGCGGCGACTACCTCTTCGCCTGGCCCAATGCTGAAATCGCGGTCATGGGCGCGGACGGCGCGGTCAACATCCTCTTCCGCAAACAGATGCAGGAATCGGCTGACCCGGAGGCCAGGCGCAAGGAACTGGTGGACATGTACGAGGAAAGGTTCAACAACCCATATGTGGCGGCCGCGCGGGGTCTGATTGATGACGTGATCGAGCCACGCGATACGCGGCGTGCGCTGATTCGCACCCTGGAAGTCACCCTGTCCAAGCAGGAACGTCACGTGCCCAAGAAGCACGGCGTCTCGCCGATGTAAGGCGCCG
Above is a window of Candidatus Amarolinea dominans DNA encoding:
- a CDS encoding acyl-CoA carboxylase subunit beta — translated: MESYVKKLRDRKAIAAGTVKEADAQHKKGRLTARERVELLFDPDTFTEIDTLVLPRSETYLDGRASRYGDGVITGFGQVNGRHVYVASQNAGVMGGSLGEMHANKIVKAMRMALRDGYPFIAINDSGGARIQEGVDSLGGYARIFDANCEASGVIPQISVIMGPCAGGAVYSPALTDFIFMTDNSYMFITGPDVVKAVMNEEVSLDELGGGLVHSQESGVSHFLAKDDQQCLAQVRNLLSYLPSNSQNDPPYVPPVDDPNRRCPELEELVPTDRHKPYDVRQVIASVVDDGRFTEVHELWAQNMVIGFARLNGYVVGIVANQPMVLAGCIDIKASLKASRFIRLCDAYNVPIITLQDVPGFLPGTNQEYGGIIRNGARMIYAYSEATVPKLMVILRKSYGGAYCVMSSKGLRGDYLFAWPNAEIAVMGADGAVNILFRKQMQESADPEARRKELVDMYEERFNNPYVAAARGLIDDVIEPRDTRRALIRTLEVTLSKQERHVPKKHGVSPM
- a CDS encoding Uma2 family endonuclease is translated as MTRTETPTPTNGDGGGDGYGDGYGNGYGNGYGNGTKLIWVPSRSRPGLRNRTLLDLLRTHGDLLELPTEDGEPLETPWHLAQIAFFLELIHYAWRERNDFYAGGNMFIYYSLAQVRNRDYKGPDFYVVLDVDGSVGREAWVVWEENGRYPNFIFELMSVSTRQNDLTTKKDLYAHTFHTQDYFCYDPETKALMGWHLQGDDYVALLPNAQGWLWSEALKMWIGKWHGRNHALDTAWLRFYTADGELVLRHDEVEQQRAEAERQRAEAERQRAEAERQRAEAAEARLARLQMRLQALGISAGDNGTDV
- a CDS encoding 4'-phosphopantetheinyl transferase superfamily protein: MIHWLVQSTEAHPDLARGQPPLGLLSAAELARFDAMRSPKRRHDWLLGRWTAKHLVQRFLLATTHQTAPLATIEIKNEDDGSPFVELHAAIGIPGDGSNGSNGSNGSNGSNGSNGSNGSSGRLPVCLTISHCEEWALCAVIALDSRQATSGPAASAGQAPPAIGVDIERVRPRDWNFVETFFTEAEIRQVQTAPPAWRDTLITAIWSAKEAALKVVKLGLTVDTRRVDCVCNLDRAPDDDWLPLQVTYHPATAAAAEIMPGWWTTRDGFVLTLAFSQNMA